A window of the Plectropomus leopardus isolate mb unplaced genomic scaffold, YSFRI_Pleo_2.0 unplaced_scaffold20040, whole genome shotgun sequence genome harbors these coding sequences:
- the LOC121965446 gene encoding rabankyrin-5-like has protein sequence MSPVDLILLLRGQSPMHVLGHYGKENAAAIFELFLECMPEYPLDKPDNEGNTVLLLAYMKGNANLCRAIVRAGARLGINNNQGINIFNYQVATKQLLFRLL, from the exons CTCAGGGGTCAGTCACCGATGCACGTACTCGGCCATTATGGAAAAGAGAACGCCGCCGCCATTTTTGAGTTGTTCCTGGAGTGCATGCCTGAATACCCTTTGGACAAACCCGACAATGAGGGGAACACAG TTCTGCTCCTGGCTTACATGAAAGGAAACGCAAACCTGTGCCGCGCCATCGTGAGGGCCGGGGCTCGACTGGGCATCAACAACAATCAGGGCATCAACATTTTCAACTACCAAGTTGCAACCAAACAGTTGCTCTTCCGCCTTCTAG